In a genomic window of Sulfurimonas denitrificans DSM 1251:
- the dnaA gene encoding chromosomal replication initiator protein DnaA, producing the protein MNIGEKILLLLKEEIPEIEYNRYIKHLTYDTKKSTADNAIFYVPNSLVLSWIKNRYSSKIKHLFEIQNSIKVDVSILLKNQVESKKAEQKSVQKQQHSLLNPSHTFENFMVGGSNQFAYAAVKSVSEKAGVLYNPLFIHGGVGLGKTHLMQAAGNVFQNQGKVVIYTTVEQFLNDFIRHVRNKTMERFQEKYRKCDVLLIDDIQFLSNKEGIQEEFFHTFEALKGVGKQIILTADKHPKKIAGLEKRLQSRFEHGLVADIQPPELETKIAIIENKCKINKVILTKDIIHYIATVIESNVREIEGILSKLHAYSQLMHVDIDLQFTKNVLKDQLQENRANLTLDIITQNVAKDLNIKPSEIRSKGRSKNLVYARRIAIYLCRELTQNTMPQLAQYFGMQDHTAISHTLKKIGELMQNDEDFKVKIEELTNKITSSS; encoded by the coding sequence GTGAATATCGGAGAGAAAATTTTACTTCTATTAAAAGAGGAAATTCCTGAGATAGAATATAATAGATATATAAAACATCTAACTTATGATACAAAAAAATCAACGGCTGATAACGCTATTTTTTATGTTCCAAACTCTCTAGTTTTAAGCTGGATTAAAAACAGATACAGTTCAAAGATAAAACATCTCTTTGAGATACAAAATTCTATAAAAGTAGATGTAAGTATTTTACTAAAAAATCAAGTAGAATCTAAAAAAGCTGAACAAAAAAGTGTACAAAAACAGCAACATTCACTACTAAATCCATCACACACTTTTGAAAATTTTATGGTTGGAGGCTCTAATCAATTTGCTTATGCTGCAGTAAAGAGTGTTAGTGAAAAAGCAGGTGTTCTTTACAATCCTCTTTTTATACATGGTGGAGTCGGACTTGGAAAAACTCACCTTATGCAAGCAGCTGGAAATGTTTTTCAAAATCAGGGTAAAGTTGTTATATATACAACAGTAGAGCAATTTTTAAATGATTTTATACGCCATGTAAGAAATAAAACAATGGAGAGATTCCAAGAAAAATATCGCAAATGTGACGTTCTTCTTATAGATGATATTCAATTTTTAAGCAACAAAGAGGGGATTCAAGAGGAATTTTTTCATACGTTCGAAGCATTAAAGGGTGTTGGAAAACAGATTATTTTAACAGCAGACAAGCATCCAAAAAAGATAGCAGGACTTGAAAAAAGGCTCCAAAGCAGGTTTGAACATGGACTTGTTGCAGATATACAACCACCAGAATTAGAGACAAAAATAGCTATTATAGAAAATAAGTGTAAGATAAATAAAGTTATTTTAACTAAAGATATAATCCACTACATAGCAACAGTTATAGAGAGTAATGTACGTGAAATAGAGGGTATTTTATCAAAATTACATGCATATTCACAACTTATGCATGTAGATATAGATTTACAATTTACGAAAAATGTACTAAAAGATCAACTTCAAGAGAATCGTGCAAATCTGACTCTTGACATTATTACTCAAAATGTTGCAAAAGATTTAAACATCAAACCAAGTGAAATACGCTCAAAAGGTAGAAGCAAAAATTTAGTTTACGCAAGAAGAATTGCTATATATCTATGTCGTGAATTAACTCAAAACACTATGCCACAACTTGCACAATACTTTGGTATGCAAGATCACACAGCAATAAGTCATACACTCAAAAAAATAGGTGAATTAATGCAAAATGATGAAGATTTTAAGGTAAAAATAGAAGAACTCACCAATAAAATTACATCATCTTCTTAA
- the dnaN gene encoding DNA polymerase III subunit beta: MKITIQKSIIENILIHSQPFLEKKDTSQITSHVFIDASNNKLTLKATDYEIGLIVSTDKLNISQDGNVTANGKKLLDIVRILKDGEINLEVKSDILYISQSHSKFKLPTFSYNEFPVFPMSEGKSRILIDSHSLIDSLKKITPSIDINNPKFELNGALIDIKQNNINFASTDTRRLAVVNIENQSSSELSIIVPKKAIVEIQKLFFDNIELYYDENYLIIHSKEYTFFTKLINGKFPEYSRIIPKEIKNTLILQKAKMIEAIKQITTISTDVKITFLNDTVIFESLSDDNIEAKTEINSITGFTTPFTIAVNSRYLLDFLNTINSSEFNIGLNDSNLPFVLNDGNFKTVVMPIVI; this comes from the coding sequence ATGAAGATAACGATACAAAAATCTATCATTGAAAATATTTTAATTCATTCACAACCATTCTTAGAAAAAAAAGATACATCTCAAATTACATCACATGTATTTATAGATGCTTCAAACAATAAGCTAACACTAAAAGCTACTGATTATGAAATTGGACTGATTGTTTCTACAGACAAATTAAATATCTCTCAAGATGGAAATGTTACTGCTAATGGTAAAAAATTGCTTGACATTGTTAGAATTTTAAAAGATGGTGAGATAAATTTAGAAGTTAAAAGTGATATTTTATATATTTCTCAATCACACTCAAAATTTAAACTTCCAACTTTTTCATATAATGAATTTCCTGTATTTCCAATGAGCGAAGGTAAATCACGAATTTTAATTGACTCTCATTCATTAATAGATTCACTTAAAAAAATAACACCCTCTATAGATATTAATAATCCAAAATTTGAATTAAACGGTGCTCTTATTGATATAAAACAAAATAATATTAATTTTGCTTCAACTGACACAAGAAGATTAGCAGTTGTAAATATAGAGAATCAAAGTAGCTCAGAGTTATCAATCATAGTACCAAAAAAAGCAATTGTTGAAATTCAAAAACTATTTTTTGATAATATAGAATTATATTATGATGAAAATTATTTAATAATTCACTCTAAAGAGTACACATTTTTTACAAAACTAATAAATGGCAAATTTCCTGAATACTCAAGAATAATTCCAAAAGAGATAAAAAATACTCTAATTTTACAAAAAGCTAAAATGATAGAAGCAATAAAGCAAATTACTACAATATCTACAGATGTAAAAATAACTTTTTTAAATGATACAGTAATATTTGAATCTCTTAGTGATGACAATATAGAAGCAAAAACAGAGATAAATTCTATTACAGGATTTACGACACCATTTACTATTGCTGTAAATAGCAGATATCTCTTAGACTTTTTAAATACAATCAACAGTTCTGAGTTTAATATTGGATTAAATGATAGTAATCTTCCTTTTGTATTGAATGATGGTAATTTTAAAACGGTTGTTATGCCAATAGTTATCTAA
- the gyrB gene encoding DNA topoisomerase (ATP-hydrolyzing) subunit B codes for MENYGASNIKVLKGLEAVRKRPGMYIGDTGHRGLHHLVYEVIDNSIDEAMAGYCNTINVTLTKEGTCRVSDNGRGIPTDMHEGEGMSAATVVLTVLHAGGKFDKDTYKVSGGLHGVGVSVVNALSSDLKMTIQRNGEIHEQNFKKGIPQEALNVIGTTKKTGTTIEFSPDPSIFTETVIFEYEYLARRFKELAYLNPFITIIFKDERTNVKEEYHFEGGIAQYVTDLNKKQEVAKVFVFSSKIEDIEFDISLMYNDTYDEKVYSFVNNIRTPNGGTHEAGFRAGLTRVISNYNTQNGAAKEKDVKISGEDTSEGLIAVVSVRVPEPQFEGQTKGKLGNTYVRPLVQKATYELLSKYFEENPIEAKAIVAKSLMAARGREAAKKARELTRRKDSMSVGTLPGKLADCQSKDASICELYLVEGDSAGGSAKMGRDRVFQAILPLKGKILNVEKARLDKILKSEEITNMITAMGCGIGEEYNEDKLRYHKLIIMTDADVDGSHIQTLLLTFFFRHFRSVIENGYLYLAQPPLYRYKKGKKEIYFKDDRAMNDFLIENGIESLEGQSVGHNDLLSYFKMVDHYRGSLEALKKRYALVELIRHFIENPDLIGLDIDNMYKKIEEFLALGGNNILTKTVSQDSIHIFVQTKGGMEELLINDDLFGAPHFAEASFVYRKIKEWNLDFNEDILVVLDNIIEYAKKGSYIQRYKGLGEMNPDQLWETTMTPENRVLLQVTIDDAELASDTFTLFMGDEVEPRRNYIETHAKDVKHLDV; via the coding sequence ATGGAAAATTACGGCGCTAGTAATATTAAAGTCCTAAAGGGATTAGAAGCAGTTCGTAAAAGACCTGGCATGTATATCGGTGATACAGGTCATAGAGGTTTACATCATCTAGTTTATGAAGTTATCGACAACTCAATTGATGAAGCAATGGCAGGATATTGTAATACCATAAACGTTACTTTGACAAAAGAGGGTACATGTAGAGTCTCAGATAATGGTCGTGGTATTCCTACAGATATGCATGAGGGCGAAGGTATGAGCGCTGCTACTGTTGTTTTAACAGTACTACATGCTGGTGGAAAATTTGATAAAGATACCTATAAAGTCTCTGGTGGTCTTCATGGTGTTGGTGTATCTGTTGTAAATGCCTTATCCTCTGATTTGAAAATGACTATTCAAAGAAATGGTGAAATACATGAACAAAATTTCAAAAAAGGTATTCCTCAAGAAGCTTTAAATGTAATTGGAACAACTAAAAAAACTGGAACAACTATAGAGTTTTCACCAGATCCTAGCATATTTACAGAGACTGTAATTTTTGAATATGAGTACTTAGCAAGAAGATTTAAAGAGTTAGCTTATCTAAATCCATTTATAACAATTATTTTTAAAGATGAGAGAACAAATGTAAAAGAAGAGTACCACTTTGAAGGTGGTATTGCTCAATATGTAACTGATTTAAATAAAAAGCAAGAGGTTGCAAAAGTTTTTGTTTTTAGTTCGAAAATAGAAGATATAGAGTTTGATATTTCACTTATGTATAACGATACTTATGATGAAAAAGTTTACTCTTTTGTAAATAACATTCGCACACCAAATGGAGGAACACATGAGGCAGGTTTTAGAGCAGGTCTTACTCGTGTTATTTCAAATTATAATACTCAAAATGGTGCAGCAAAAGAGAAAGATGTAAAAATTAGCGGAGAAGACACAAGTGAAGGTTTGATTGCTGTTGTATCAGTTCGTGTTCCTGAACCTCAGTTTGAAGGACAGACAAAAGGAAAACTTGGAAATACTTATGTTAGACCGCTAGTACAAAAAGCTACTTATGAACTTTTGAGTAAATATTTTGAAGAAAATCCTATTGAAGCAAAAGCAATAGTTGCAAAATCTTTAATGGCAGCGCGCGGTCGTGAAGCTGCGAAAAAAGCAAGAGAGCTAACTCGTAGAAAAGACTCTATGAGTGTTGGAACGCTTCCTGGAAAACTAGCAGATTGTCAAAGCAAAGATGCTTCTATATGTGAGTTATATCTGGTGGAAGGGGATTCAGCAGGCGGTTCTGCAAAAATGGGAAGAGATAGAGTTTTTCAAGCGATTTTACCACTTAAAGGTAAGATTTTAAATGTTGAAAAAGCTAGACTTGACAAAATTTTAAAATCTGAAGAGATTACTAATATGATCACAGCAATGGGCTGTGGAATCGGTGAGGAGTATAACGAAGATAAACTTCGTTATCATAAACTTATAATTATGACCGATGCTGATGTTGATGGTAGTCATATTCAGACTCTACTACTTACATTTTTCTTTCGTCATTTTAGAAGTGTTATAGAAAATGGGTATCTATATCTTGCTCAACCACCACTTTACCGTTATAAAAAAGGTAAAAAAGAGATTTATTTTAAAGATGATCGTGCAATGAATGACTTTTTGATAGAAAATGGAATAGAGTCATTAGAGGGTCAAAGCGTTGGACATAATGATTTACTCTCATACTTTAAGATGGTTGATCACTACAGAGGTTCTCTTGAAGCATTAAAAAAGAGATATGCTTTAGTAGAACTTATTCGTCATTTTATAGAAAACCCTGATTTAATTGGTCTTGATATTGATAACATGTACAAAAAAATAGAGGAATTTTTAGCACTTGGTGGAAACAATATTTTAACTAAAACTGTTTCACAAGATTCTATTCATATTTTTGTTCAAACAAAAGGCGGAATGGAGGAGTTACTAATAAATGATGACCTATTTGGAGCGCCTCATTTTGCAGAGGCTAGCTTTGTATATAGAAAAATTAAAGAGTGGAATTTAGACTTTAATGAAGATATTTTAGTAGTTTTAGACAATATTATTGAATATGCAAAAAAAGGCTCATATATTCAACGTTATAAAGGTTTAGGAGAGATGAATCCAGATCAGCTTTGGGAGACAACAATGACTCCTGAGAATCGTGTTTTGCTGCAAGTTACGATTGATGATGCGGAACTTGCAAGTGATACGTTTACACTATTTATGGGTGATGAAGTTGAACCTCGTCGTAACTATATAGAGACACATGCTAAAGATGTTAAGCATTTAGATGTATAA
- the queF gene encoding preQ(1) synthase: MKYGEKIVSEFDVEKDLEIWPNEHKRDYLIKMTLPEFSCLCPRSGYPDYATIYLEYTPNERVVELKAIKLYINSFRDRHISHENSANEIYTVLERKLKPKYMKIVADYNPRGNVHTVIEIDSSKL; this comes from the coding sequence ATGAAATACGGTGAGAAAATAGTTAGTGAATTTGACGTAGAAAAAGATTTAGAAATTTGGCCTAATGAGCATAAAAGAGATTATCTTATAAAGATGACTCTTCCTGAGTTTTCGTGCCTTTGCCCTAGAAGCGGGTATCCTGATTATGCAACAATATATTTGGAATATACGCCAAATGAGCGGGTTGTTGAACTTAAAGCAATAAAACTTTATATAAATTCATTTAGAGATAGACATATTTCACATGAAAATAGTGCAAATGAGATTTATACTGTTTTGGAGAGAAAATTAAAACCAAAATATATGAAAATAGTAGCTGATTATAACCCAAGAGGAAATGTTCATACTGTTATTGAGATAGATAGCTCAAAGCTTTAA
- a CDS encoding CCA tRNA nucleotidyltransferase yields MLIYPIALDAIFNKLIMHNITPIIVGGFIRDSLLFLESKDIDIEVYGVSSFEILEEILEEFGKINIVGKSFGVCKLMFVGYDLDFSLPRMDNKISSGHRGFNVKTYYKLDFKTATSRRDFTINSIGYDVVSKKLLDPFYGIDDLKNKILRAVNLESFAQDPLRVLRAAQFCARFNLSIEYNLAITCKEMVSHALLAQLPKERVFEEFKKLLLKSQKPSIGFTLLREFGLEIYSNNLYVIDEIAKQLTTSSKRNLVLMLAGLYYKAAKDGLELILNRLTDEKELCRDVIKLVEVYNYISLVSLDMIDEYFIYKLATMINIEELLILSSSIYYANNPQTIYKSGELILKKAKKLGVFTNKLTPILQGRDLIKNGVKPSIEFSKILNDAYEEQLHGKFKTYDEAIVWLKRYLKL; encoded by the coding sequence ATGCTTATCTATCCAATTGCTTTAGATGCGATATTTAATAAGCTAATAATGCATAATATTACGCCTATAATTGTTGGTGGATTTATTAGAGATTCATTGCTTTTTCTTGAATCAAAAGATATAGATATAGAAGTTTATGGGGTAAGTTCATTTGAAATTTTAGAAGAGATTTTAGAAGAATTTGGCAAAATCAACATTGTTGGAAAAAGTTTTGGTGTTTGCAAGCTTATGTTTGTTGGTTATGATTTAGATTTTTCACTTCCAAGAATGGATAATAAAATATCCTCAGGGCATCGTGGATTTAATGTAAAAACTTACTATAAATTAGATTTTAAAACAGCTACCTCTAGAAGAGATTTTACAATTAACTCTATAGGATATGATGTAGTTTCAAAAAAACTTTTAGATCCTTTTTATGGTATTGATGACTTAAAAAACAAAATACTCAGAGCGGTTAATTTAGAGAGTTTTGCGCAAGACCCATTAAGAGTCTTAAGAGCTGCTCAGTTTTGCGCAAGATTTAATTTAAGTATAGAGTATAACTTAGCTATAACATGTAAAGAGATGGTCTCACACGCTTTGTTAGCTCAGTTGCCAAAGGAGAGAGTTTTTGAAGAGTTTAAAAAACTTCTTTTAAAGTCACAAAAACCATCTATTGGTTTTACACTTCTACGTGAATTTGGACTTGAAATATATAGCAATAACCTATATGTAATAGATGAAATAGCAAAACAGCTAACAACTTCTTCTAAAAGAAATTTAGTTTTGATGTTAGCAGGACTATATTATAAAGCCGCTAAAGATGGGCTTGAACTCATTTTAAATCGTTTAACAGATGAAAAAGAGTTATGCAGAGATGTTATAAAATTAGTAGAAGTATATAATTATATCTCTTTAGTTAGTTTAGATATGATTGATGAATATTTTATATACAAACTTGCAACTATGATAAATATAGAAGAACTCTTAATCTTAAGTAGCTCTATTTATTATGCAAATAATCCTCAAACTATCTATAAAAGTGGTGAATTAATTTTAAAAAAAGCTAAAAAATTGGGTGTATTTACTAACAAACTCACTCCTATTTTACAAGGGCGAGATTTAATAAAAAATGGAGTAAAACCATCTATAGAGTTTAGTAAAATTTTAAATGATGCTTACGAAGAACAGCTTCATGGCAAATTTAAAACTTATGATGAAGCTATAGTTTGGTTAAAGAGATATTTAAAGCTTTGA
- the typA gene encoding translational GTPase TypA: MQKIRNIAVIAHVDHGKTTLVDGLLEQSGTYGAHEQHDERAMDSNALEKERGITILSKNTAIRYKDYKINIIDTPGHADFGGEVERVLKMVDGVLVLVDAYEGVMPQTKFVVKKMLALGKKPIVVINKIDKPSADPERVVDEMFDLFAAMDATEDQLDFPIIYAAARDGIAKLDMSHPDGNFECIFETILSQIPEPVGDKENSTQAQVFTLDYDNYVGKIGISRIFNGVIRKGDNIMLAKADGEMVKGKISKLIGFHGLNRMEIQEAEAGDIVAFAGLETVDVGDTICDSKNPMPLDPMHIEEPTLTVVFSVNDSPLAGQEGKHVTSNKLKDRLEAEMTTNVAMKLEVVGEGKFKVSGRGELQITILAENMRRENFEFGVSRPEVIVKEIEGIKCEPFEHLVIDVPEEFSGAVIEKLGKRKAEMKSMIPMGQGFQRIEFEIPARALIGFRGQFLTDTKGEGIMNHSFLEFRPYSGSVESRTYGALISMENGETLAYSLFNIQDRGVLFIGPQTKVYEGMIVGEHSRSNDLVVNPIKGKAQSNVRSSGADEAIKLIPFRDMSLERALEWIEDDELLEITPKSIRIRKKYLSENERKRYSRK, from the coding sequence GTGCAAAAAATCAGAAATATAGCAGTTATCGCTCACGTTGACCATGGTAAAACTACACTTGTAGATGGATTACTAGAGCAATCAGGAACATACGGTGCACATGAACAACATGATGAAAGAGCAATGGATTCTAATGCACTAGAAAAAGAGCGTGGTATCACAATTCTCTCAAAAAATACAGCAATTCGTTATAAAGATTACAAAATAAATATAATCGATACTCCAGGCCACGCAGACTTTGGTGGAGAAGTTGAACGTGTTTTAAAAATGGTTGATGGTGTTTTAGTACTTGTTGACGCTTATGAGGGTGTTATGCCTCAAACTAAGTTTGTTGTTAAAAAAATGCTTGCACTTGGAAAAAAACCAATTGTTGTAATCAATAAAATAGATAAACCATCAGCAGATCCAGAGAGAGTTGTAGATGAGATGTTTGACCTTTTTGCTGCTATGGATGCAACTGAAGACCAATTAGATTTCCCGATTATTTATGCTGCTGCACGTGATGGTATTGCAAAGCTTGATATGTCTCATCCTGATGGAAACTTTGAGTGTATTTTTGAGACAATTCTTAGCCAGATTCCTGAGCCAGTGGGTGACAAAGAAAATTCTACTCAAGCACAGGTATTTACGCTTGATTATGATAACTATGTTGGTAAAATCGGAATTTCTCGTATATTCAATGGTGTTATTAGAAAAGGTGACAACATCATGCTTGCAAAAGCGGATGGTGAGATGGTAAAAGGAAAAATTTCTAAACTTATTGGTTTTCATGGACTCAACCGTATGGAAATTCAAGAGGCTGAAGCTGGTGATATCGTTGCATTTGCAGGTTTAGAGACTGTAGATGTTGGAGATACTATTTGTGATTCTAAAAATCCTATGCCTCTTGATCCTATGCATATCGAAGAGCCTACACTTACCGTTGTATTTTCTGTAAATGACTCTCCTCTTGCAGGTCAAGAAGGAAAACACGTTACTTCAAATAAACTCAAAGATAGACTTGAAGCTGAGATGACAACAAACGTTGCTATGAAACTTGAAGTTGTTGGTGAGGGTAAATTTAAAGTTTCAGGACGTGGTGAACTTCAAATCACAATTCTTGCAGAGAATATGCGCCGTGAAAACTTCGAGTTTGGTGTAAGTCGTCCAGAGGTTATCGTAAAAGAGATTGAAGGCATTAAATGCGAACCATTTGAGCACCTTGTAATAGATGTTCCTGAAGAATTCAGTGGTGCAGTAATTGAGAAACTTGGAAAGAGAAAAGCTGAGATGAAATCTATGATTCCTATGGGACAAGGTTTCCAAAGAATTGAGTTTGAGATTCCTGCTCGTGCACTCATTGGTTTTCGCGGACAATTCCTAACAGATACTAAAGGCGAAGGTATTATGAACCACTCTTTCTTAGAGTTCCGTCCATACAGTGGCAGTGTTGAGTCAAGAACTTATGGAGCACTTATCTCTATGGAGAATGGTGAGACTTTAGCATATTCACTATTTAATATCCAAGACCGTGGTGTTCTTTTCATTGGACCACAAACTAAAGTTTACGAAGGTATGATTGTTGGTGAACATTCACGTTCAAACGATTTAGTTGTTAATCCGATTAAAGGTAAGGCGCAATCAAACGTACGTTCAAGCGGGGCTGATGAAGCGATTAAACTAATTCCATTCCGTGACATGTCACTAGAACGTGCACTAGAGTGGATTGAAGATGATGAACTTTTAGAGATTACTCCAAAGAGCATCCGTATTCGTAAAAAATACTTAAGTGAAAACGAGAGAAAAAGATATAGCCGCAAATAG
- a CDS encoding TonB-dependent receptor, which yields MKIYILLLSLSILNAIELPSIAIESSKLGDTLKDSSNSINTLDKNKLEMSNIKEIKELSSLISNTNISGVGNRTDKTITMRGISNYVTYESNVAMYIDGTPVPFSYGFGMVDMNNVENIEVLKGAQGTLFGKGAESGVINIYTKAPTKTFQSRASIDYGSYDTQKFYGFVSAPMSNEDITYSLSLTKESSDGFSTNELTHSNFDDKDFKSLSAKLRYNPSTPLDVSLNYTKSQSDDGGSAFKINTKSNPFSIDNEPTNDYVKMDTDMLSLILKYKESDYTFTSATTYAKNSSTKYNYVAIRGGLDMDFDIEIEEITQEFRLKQNFENSDFLIGLFYSDKLKFDYKENQTFLTLYPVPVLSKNSLENPDENIALFSQYRYYIDEKYSVMAGLRYQTTKRSFSRTMNNFAAASTSVEGETTWTHVLPTLSFSYYAEDDSHTYLTYAKGYRPGGYNYRTSDALTPFKPETTNSLELGHKRVLNSSTTFSSALFYNLIDNLRINTFDNNLATITLSAEKAYSYGAEIEVNYKADNLNIFMTCGVIKTEISESKDSPQYERNNIIDVPNITTSIGAKYMFTQNYHIQSDVKYMGERYYNASNSAKESGYATANIGIGYKKDGWSALVYVDNIFDKRYVDFMIFHTI from the coding sequence ATGAAAATTTATATCTTACTGCTCTCATTATCTATACTCAACGCAATAGAATTACCTTCGATAGCAATAGAGTCTTCAAAATTAGGTGATACTCTCAAGGATAGCTCAAATAGTATCAACACCTTGGATAAAAACAAACTTGAGATGTCAAATATAAAAGAGATTAAAGAGCTCTCATCACTCATATCAAATACAAATATATCTGGCGTTGGTAACAGAACTGATAAAACAATTACCATGCGTGGTATTAGCAACTATGTAACTTACGAGAGTAATGTTGCTATGTACATTGATGGTACCCCTGTGCCATTTAGTTATGGTTTTGGTATGGTTGATATGAATAATGTCGAAAATATTGAAGTTTTAAAAGGTGCTCAAGGAACACTCTTTGGTAAAGGAGCTGAGTCTGGTGTTATAAATATCTACACAAAAGCTCCCACCAAAACATTTCAAAGCAGAGCCTCAATCGATTATGGATCTTATGATACGCAAAAGTTTTACGGGTTTGTGTCAGCCCCTATGTCAAATGAAGATATAACATATTCACTCTCACTTACAAAAGAGAGCAGTGATGGTTTTTCTACAAACGAACTAACTCATAGCAACTTTGATGATAAAGATTTTAAATCACTCTCCGCCAAACTTCGCTACAACCCAAGCACTCCTCTTGATGTCTCTTTAAATTACACAAAAAGTCAAAGCGATGATGGCGGTTCAGCATTTAAAATAAATACAAAAAGTAACCCGTTTTCCATAGATAATGAACCTACAAATGATTACGTAAAGATGGACACAGACATGCTCTCACTTATACTCAAATATAAAGAGAGTGATTATACTTTTACATCAGCTACAACTTATGCAAAAAACTCAAGTACTAAATATAATTATGTTGCCATTCGTGGTGGATTAGATATGGATTTTGACATAGAGATAGAAGAGATTACGCAAGAGTTTAGATTGAAACAAAATTTTGAAAACAGTGACTTTCTCATTGGCTTGTTTTATAGCGACAAGCTAAAGTTTGATTATAAAGAGAACCAAACATTTTTAACTCTTTATCCAGTACCTGTTTTAAGTAAAAATTCTTTAGAAAATCCAGATGAAAATATAGCTCTTTTTTCTCAGTATAGATATTATATAGATGAAAAATATTCTGTAATGGCTGGTCTTCGTTATCAAACAACAAAACGCTCTTTTTCTCGCACTATGAACAACTTTGCAGCGGCTTCTACAAGCGTAGAAGGAGAAACAACATGGACTCATGTTTTGCCAACACTATCATTCTCCTATTACGCAGAGGATGATTCGCATACCTATCTTACTTACGCAAAAGGGTATCGTCCCGGAGGGTACAACTACAGAACTTCAGATGCCCTCACTCCGTTTAAACCTGAGACTACAAACTCTTTAGAACTTGGACATAAAAGAGTGCTAAACAGTTCCACAACATTTAGCAGTGCACTTTTTTATAATCTCATTGATAATCTTAGAATCAATACATTCGATAATAATTTAGCAACCATAACATTAAGCGCAGAAAAAGCGTACAGCTATGGTGCAGAAATAGAAGTAAACTACAAAGCAGATAACTTAAATATATTTATGACATGTGGAGTTATAAAAACAGAAATATCAGAATCCAAAGATTCGCCTCAATACGAGAGAAACAATATAATTGATGTCCCAAATATAACAACAAGCATCGGTGCAAAATATATGTTTACTCAAAACTACCATATACAATCCGATGTAAAATATATGGGGGAGCGTTATTACAATGCCTCAAATTCTGCAAAAGAGAGCGGATACGCTACGGCTAATATTGGAATTGGTTACAAAAAAGATGGCTGGAGCGCGCTAGTTTATGTAGATAATATATTTGACAAAAGGTATGTAGATTTTATGATTTTTCACACCATCTAA